A stretch of Halodesulfovibrio sp. MK-HDV DNA encodes these proteins:
- a CDS encoding MarC family protein, translating into MSTSMIFNTFTETYIRFFFILTPFFVISMFLALTVDMPKEKQRHTAIRTTFAVIVAAFTLFYFGNTLFAIFGITLDAFRIGAGALLFISAVHLIQGTKKPIKNPDDIDEDGDISVVPLAIPVVIGPATIGTLLIMGAQITDTTTRIASSCGLLAAILSVGCLLYVAPQIQRLIGTIGLSIMSKISGLILSALSAQIMFTGIKNFLF; encoded by the coding sequence ATGTCAACTTCCATGATCTTCAATACCTTTACTGAAACCTACATACGCTTTTTCTTCATTTTGACCCCGTTCTTCGTGATCAGTATGTTCTTGGCACTCACTGTTGATATGCCAAAAGAAAAACAACGCCACACAGCAATACGCACAACTTTTGCTGTTATCGTCGCAGCGTTCACGCTGTTCTATTTTGGGAACACCCTGTTTGCGATCTTCGGTATTACGCTCGACGCATTCCGAATTGGTGCAGGCGCACTCCTGTTCATCTCTGCCGTACACCTCATTCAAGGCACCAAAAAGCCTATTAAAAACCCTGACGATATCGACGAAGACGGCGACATCAGCGTTGTTCCGCTCGCTATCCCTGTTGTTATCGGCCCAGCAACCATCGGTACCCTGCTCATTATGGGTGCACAGATCACAGATACCACAACGCGCATTGCAAGTAGCTGTGGGCTCCTCGCTGCTATCCTTTCCGTAGGTTGCCTGCTCTATGTGGCTCCGCAGATTCAGCGTCTTATCGGAACCATCGGGCTCTCAATCATGAGTAAAATCAGCGGGCTCATCCTCTCCGCGCTCTCTGCACAGATTATGTTCACAGGTATTAAAAATTTCTTATTCTAG
- a CDS encoding (Fe-S)-binding protein, with the protein MKKVNAAKTPVYFFGTCLADMMYADSAMAAIRLIEREGYEVVYPMEQSCCGQPAYNSGFPEEAKDVAWKQVQIFAKHDYPIVVPSGSCAGMMKVHYPKLFKDSPDLFIVKRFSERVVELTTFLHQHANAQYEDKGAPIKATWHSSCHAMREANCVADSKALLMQLGNVELIELERERECCGFGGTFSIKQPEISGAMVSDKVADVVATGASVVLSGDCGCLLNITGHMEKEKIDVKGQHIAEFIWERING; encoded by the coding sequence ATGAAGAAAGTTAACGCGGCGAAGACTCCGGTATATTTCTTTGGAACTTGTCTTGCGGATATGATGTACGCAGACTCTGCAATGGCAGCAATCCGGCTTATAGAACGGGAAGGCTATGAGGTTGTGTACCCCATGGAACAGAGTTGCTGTGGGCAGCCTGCATATAACTCGGGATTCCCGGAAGAAGCGAAAGATGTTGCGTGGAAGCAGGTGCAGATTTTTGCGAAACATGACTATCCGATTGTTGTGCCGTCCGGTTCCTGTGCGGGCATGATGAAGGTGCATTACCCGAAACTATTCAAAGATTCGCCCGATCTTTTCATAGTGAAGCGCTTTAGTGAAAGAGTGGTTGAGTTGACCACATTCTTACACCAGCACGCGAATGCACAATATGAGGACAAGGGCGCGCCGATTAAGGCAACGTGGCATTCTTCATGTCATGCAATGCGGGAAGCAAACTGTGTAGCCGATTCCAAGGCATTGCTGATGCAGCTGGGCAATGTTGAGCTGATTGAACTGGAACGCGAACGGGAATGTTGCGGCTTTGGCGGCACGTTCTCGATTAAACAACCGGAGATCTCCGGTGCCATGGTTTCGGACAAGGTTGCGGATGTTGTTGCAACTGGTGCTTCTGTGGTGCTGAGTGGTGACTGTGGATGTTTGCTGAATATTACAGGGCATATGGAAAAAGAAAAAATCGATGTAAAAGGCCAGCATATAGCGGAATTTATCTGGGAGCGTATCAATGGCTAG